In Halorhabdus rudnickae, the following proteins share a genomic window:
- a CDS encoding RNA-binding protein, whose translation MASVPFHYVDLRTFCYATEDEARVEDALRTFLPEDAPVERVETEGHHGDRILVLSTRLERADEVRHVLSKVASLEADERERLLGELDERVDENCSFFLTLSKQAAFEGRVERGDGITLRGKVEAYPAEKDRAIEHVRETLEEL comes from the coding sequence ATGGCTTCCGTACCGTTCCACTACGTCGACCTGCGGACGTTCTGTTACGCCACCGAGGACGAGGCCCGCGTCGAGGACGCACTCCGGACGTTCCTCCCCGAAGACGCGCCCGTCGAGCGCGTCGAGACCGAGGGCCATCACGGTGATCGGATCCTGGTGCTGTCGACGCGGCTGGAACGGGCCGACGAGGTGAGACACGTCCTTTCGAAAGTAGCGTCGCTCGAAGCAGACGAGCGAGAACGACTGCTCGGCGAACTCGACGAGCGGGTCGACGAGAACTGTTCGTTCTTCTTGACGCTCTCGAAACAGGCCGCTTTCGAGGGGCGCGTCGAACGCGGCGACGGGATCACGCTCCGGGGAAAGGTCGAAGCCTATCCCGCCGAGAAGGACCGGGCGATCGAACACGTCCGGGAGACGCTCGAAGAACTGTGA
- a CDS encoding Rpp14/Pop5 family protein yields the protein MNPLPKHVRQRWRYLAVGIETWPGAAIDRRDFQRHLWFAAQNLLGDVGSAETDLSVVRFDYTDGTASAVVRTRRGAESDARAVLTCLDAIDGNPIGLRVRGVSGTVRACEEKYLGGPGEAIEHGDVAFEGAKRPADSRDGRVDVRVGEGFVGATQRDIS from the coding sequence ATGAACCCGCTGCCCAAGCACGTCCGCCAGCGCTGGCGATACCTCGCGGTCGGTATCGAAACATGGCCGGGTGCCGCGATCGACCGTCGGGACTTCCAGCGTCACCTCTGGTTCGCCGCCCAGAACCTGCTTGGCGATGTCGGCTCCGCCGAAACCGATCTCTCGGTCGTGCGGTTCGATTACACCGATGGGACCGCCTCGGCGGTCGTCCGGACGCGCCGAGGGGCGGAGAGCGATGCCCGTGCCGTGCTGACGTGTCTTGACGCGATCGATGGGAATCCGATCGGACTGCGCGTTCGGGGCGTCAGCGGCACCGTACGCGCCTGTGAGGAAAAGTATTTAGGAGGGCCGGGGGAAGCCATCGAGCACGGCGACGTCGCCTTCGAGGGCGCCAAGCGGCCTGCGGACAGTCGAGACGGCCGCGTCGACGTGCGAGTCGGCGAGGGGTTCGTCGGGGCGACGCAACGTGATATCTCGTAA
- a CDS encoding DUF1918 domain-containing protein, with the protein MAFEEDDAVTLHDEHSEYDGETGRVTQIMETMFGDATYTVEFEDGREQGVPEDSLEAAEEDLADEQADEDEEADA; encoded by the coding sequence ATGGCATTCGAAGAAGACGATGCGGTCACGCTTCACGACGAGCACAGTGAGTACGACGGCGAGACGGGCAGGGTCACCCAGATCATGGAGACGATGTTTGGCGACGCGACCTACACCGTCGAGTTCGAGGACGGCCGCGAACAGGGCGTTCCCGAGGACTCCCTGGAGGCCGCCGAGGAGGATCTGGCGGACGAACAGGCGGACGAGGACGAAGAGGCCGACGCCTGA
- a CDS encoding NUDIX domain-containing protein translates to MTVVDNLWYRAEEAQQAAEQTHHRLLEDAESPTAFTRTRYISRPRFETITDRICENGLPYGAHTVVHDGERLLLVRHEAVGKWVLPGGEVNNGETFREAAERELREEAGIEGTYRGVALLGRVEFYCDEYETWGVLPIYEAEAAETTLTVEDPDAEITDADWFESLPEDTRDRDVLTQWRDRNLAE, encoded by the coding sequence ATGACCGTCGTCGACAACCTGTGGTATCGCGCAGAGGAGGCCCAGCAAGCGGCCGAACAGACCCATCACCGCCTCCTTGAGGATGCCGAGAGTCCGACGGCGTTTACCCGGACGCGGTATATCTCTCGCCCCCGCTTCGAGACGATCACCGATCGGATCTGTGAGAACGGCCTCCCCTACGGTGCCCACACTGTCGTCCACGACGGGGAGCGACTGCTGTTGGTCCGCCACGAGGCGGTCGGCAAGTGGGTTCTCCCGGGCGGTGAGGTGAACAACGGGGAAACGTTCCGGGAGGCCGCCGAGCGCGAACTGCGAGAAGAAGCGGGCATCGAAGGGACCTATCGCGGGGTGGCGCTGCTCGGCCGAGTGGAGTTCTACTGTGACGAGTACGAGACGTGGGGCGTGCTCCCGATCTACGAGGCCGAAGCAGCGGAGACGACGCTGACCGTCGAAGACCCCGACGCCGAGATCACCGACGCCGACTGGTTCGAGTCGCTCCCGGAGGATACACGTGATCGAGACGTACTGACGCAGTGGCGTGATCGCAATCTGGCGGAGTGA
- the pyrB gene encoding aspartate carbamoyltransferase, which translates to MRHDHIISAKQLSRDDIEEVLDRAAEIDEDQAAFRDRHPGALLGLLFFEPSTRTKMSFTAAIKRLGGDVVDMGPVEYSSVEKGESLADTIRVVEGYADALVLRHPSEGSATMASEFVDVPLLNGGDGAGQHPTQTLLDLYTIRENAGLDDLTIGIMGDLKYGRTVHSLAHALTNFDARQHFISPESLKIPRNVRYDLHEEGATIQEHTDLEPILDSLDVLYVTRIQKERFPDESEYREVAGEYQIDAGTLERADDDLTVLHPLPRVDEIGHDIDETSHATFFEQAHNGVPVRMALLDLLLAGETA; encoded by the coding sequence ATGCGTCACGATCACATCATCAGCGCCAAACAGCTCTCCCGGGACGATATCGAGGAGGTGCTGGACCGCGCCGCCGAGATCGACGAAGACCAGGCGGCATTCAGGGATCGACACCCTGGAGCGTTACTTGGGTTGCTGTTCTTCGAGCCGAGCACGCGCACGAAGATGAGTTTCACGGCCGCGATCAAGCGCCTCGGCGGGGACGTGGTCGACATGGGGCCCGTCGAATACTCAAGCGTCGAGAAGGGCGAAAGTCTCGCCGATACCATTCGTGTCGTCGAGGGGTATGCCGATGCGCTCGTCTTACGGCATCCGAGCGAGGGTTCGGCGACGATGGCCAGCGAGTTCGTCGACGTGCCACTGCTCAATGGCGGGGACGGGGCCGGACAGCATCCAACCCAGACGCTCCTTGACCTCTACACCATCCGGGAGAACGCGGGGCTAGACGATCTCACGATCGGCATCATGGGGGATCTGAAGTACGGGCGGACCGTCCACTCGCTGGCTCACGCCCTCACCAACTTCGACGCCCGCCAGCACTTCATCAGCCCGGAGAGCCTCAAAATCCCGCGGAACGTCCGGTATGACCTCCACGAGGAGGGCGCGACGATTCAGGAACACACCGACCTCGAACCGATCCTCGACAGCCTCGACGTGCTGTACGTCACACGCATCCAGAAGGAACGGTTCCCGGACGAGAGTGAGTACCGCGAGGTGGCCGGCGAGTATCAGATCGACGCTGGTACGCTCGAACGGGCCGACGACGATCTGACCGTGCTGCATCCGCTCCCCCGCGTCGACGAAATCGGTCACGACATCGACGAGACGAGTCACGCGACATTCTTCGAACAGGCTCACAACGGCGTGCCGGTTCGAATGGCGCTGCTCGATCTCTTGCTTGCAGGTGAGACGGCATGA
- a CDS encoding class I SAM-dependent methyltransferase: MKRSVEDHAARFDRAADSYDENGTPEYRAAADLVIEHAAPEPGDVVLDLGTGTGAIALALADEDGDVIGRDISEGMLEQAREKATERGIESVTFGEGRFREPNVPDDRSVDVVVSNFAMHHLDDDAKREAIETIAGLEPRRFVLGDVMLFGEADPDEPFYSPEVDDPATVGILADALTDAGFALTAVEPVHEQVGVLVAERSEPPESESA, translated from the coding sequence ATGAAACGATCGGTGGAAGATCACGCTGCCCGCTTCGATCGGGCGGCCGACTCCTACGACGAGAACGGGACGCCGGAGTATCGCGCGGCCGCCGACCTCGTGATCGAGCACGCCGCGCCGGAACCGGGTGACGTCGTGCTCGACCTCGGAACCGGAACGGGGGCGATCGCGCTCGCGCTGGCCGACGAGGATGGGGACGTGATCGGCCGGGACATCAGCGAGGGGATGCTCGAACAGGCCAGAGAGAAGGCCACAGAACGCGGGATCGAGTCCGTCACGTTCGGTGAGGGGCGGTTCCGCGAGCCGAACGTCCCCGACGATCGGTCCGTGGACGTGGTGGTCTCGAACTTCGCGATGCATCACCTCGACGACGACGCCAAGCGCGAAGCCATCGAGACGATCGCCGGGCTCGAACCCCGCCGGTTCGTCCTCGGGGACGTGATGCTGTTCGGGGAGGCCGATCCCGACGAACCGTTCTACTCGCCGGAAGTGGACGACCCGGCGACCGTCGGGATCCTCGCCGACGCGCTGACCGACGCGGGCTTCGCCCTGACGGCCGTCGAACCCGTTCACGAGCAGGTGGGCGTCCTCGTCGCCGAGCGCTCGGAACCCCCGGAGAGCGAGAGCGCATGA
- the psmA gene encoding archaeal proteasome endopeptidase complex subunit alpha, translating to MQGQTQQQAYDRGITIFSPDGRLYQVEYAREAVKRGTASIGVRTEGGVVLAVDKRIRSPLMERSSVEKIHKADDHIGIASAGHVADARQLIDFARRQAQINQLRYGEAIGVETLTKEVTDHIQQYTQIGGARPFGVALIIAGVSDGEPRLYETDPSGTPYEWKALAVGADRGDIREYLENHYDEGMSLEEGVKVALSALASVNDDELAPVGIGVATIGVEDAQFHELTDDEKESYLEDLDILAEENESDDAEGNESEGADGDENDAESDESADEETDESDDE from the coding sequence ATGCAAGGGCAAACCCAACAGCAGGCCTACGACCGCGGCATCACCATCTTCTCTCCCGACGGCCGACTCTATCAGGTCGAGTACGCGAGAGAGGCCGTCAAGCGCGGGACCGCAAGCATCGGCGTCCGGACGGAGGGCGGCGTCGTCCTGGCGGTCGACAAACGGATCCGTTCGCCGCTGATGGAACGATCGAGCGTCGAGAAGATTCACAAGGCCGACGATCACATCGGCATCGCCAGCGCCGGCCACGTCGCTGACGCCCGCCAGCTCATCGACTTCGCGCGCCGACAGGCCCAGATCAACCAGCTCCGGTACGGCGAGGCAATCGGCGTCGAAACGCTCACCAAGGAGGTCACCGACCACATCCAGCAGTACACCCAGATCGGCGGTGCCCGACCGTTCGGCGTCGCGCTCATCATCGCGGGCGTCAGCGACGGCGAGCCCCGCCTCTACGAGACCGACCCGTCGGGGACGCCCTACGAGTGGAAGGCCCTGGCTGTCGGTGCCGACCGGGGTGATATCCGGGAGTATCTCGAGAACCATTACGACGAGGGAATGAGCCTTGAGGAAGGCGTCAAGGTGGCTCTCTCGGCGCTGGCCTCGGTCAACGACGACGAACTCGCGCCGGTCGGCATCGGCGTCGCCACCATCGGCGTCGAGGACGCTCAGTTCCACGAACTCACTGACGACGAGAAAGAGTCCTATCTCGAGGACCTCGATATACTCGCCGAGGAAAACGAGTCGGACGACGCGGAGGGTAATGAGTCGGAAGGTGCGGACGGCGACGAGAACGACGCAGAGAGTGACGAGTCAGCGGACGAAGAGACCGACGAGTCGGACGACGAGTGA
- a CDS encoding RAD55 family ATPase translates to MADRLRTGIDVLDRKLDGGIPAGSIVVLNATPASQAELFLYELTATRGTLYLSLDRSEQAIKDSLDQSPTATGQPTVRHVSGEAPLDNAGKLVSALPETSNLIIDPLDVLEEQEPPSRFRSFMNDLQNHIFNTGSLAVLHCLDGRGVPPLRDTTEHFADVVFELHTTISGDEVENRMAIPKFRGGRAPTDVIKLDLAEEVSIDTSRDIA, encoded by the coding sequence ATGGCCGATCGGCTCCGGACTGGGATCGACGTTCTCGATCGGAAACTGGATGGGGGGATACCGGCCGGGAGTATCGTCGTGTTGAACGCGACGCCCGCCAGCCAGGCAGAGCTATTCCTCTATGAGTTGACCGCGACGCGCGGGACGCTATATCTTTCGCTGGACCGTTCAGAGCAGGCCATCAAGGACAGTCTCGACCAGTCACCGACAGCGACTGGGCAACCGACGGTCCGGCACGTCTCGGGGGAGGCCCCGCTGGACAACGCGGGTAAACTCGTGAGCGCACTGCCGGAAACGTCGAACCTCATCATCGACCCCCTCGATGTCCTCGAAGAACAGGAACCGCCTTCGCGATTTCGCAGCTTCATGAACGACCTCCAGAACCACATCTTCAACACCGGGAGCCTGGCCGTCCTCCACTGTCTGGACGGGCGTGGAGTTCCCCCGCTTCGGGACACGACTGAACACTTCGCGGACGTGGTCTTCGAACTCCACACGACGATCAGCGGCGACGAGGTGGAGAACCGCATGGCCATCCCCAAGTTCCGCGGCGGCCGTGCGCCCACCGACGTTATCAAACTCGATTTGGCCGAAGAGGTCAGCATCGATACCAGCCGCGACATTGCCTGA
- the pyrI gene encoding aspartate carbamoyltransferase regulatory subunit → MSSDEQLRVSKIPEGTVIDHITGGQAMHVLSILGIEGGDGDTVSIVMNAPSDRLGTKDIVKVEDRELSQAELDVLSLIAPAATINIIREFEVVEKHRVNRPEEVVGVLSCPNRNCITTANEPVDSRFDVLEDGVRCRYCETIVRDDIAELIE, encoded by the coding sequence ATGAGTTCAGACGAGCAACTCCGCGTCAGCAAGATCCCCGAGGGCACGGTCATCGATCACATCACTGGCGGCCAGGCGATGCACGTCCTTTCGATTCTGGGTATCGAGGGCGGAGATGGTGACACCGTCTCAATCGTCATGAACGCCCCGAGCGATCGCCTCGGAACCAAGGACATCGTCAAGGTCGAGGACCGGGAGTTGAGCCAGGCCGAACTGGACGTGCTCTCGTTGATCGCCCCGGCGGCGACGATCAACATCATCCGGGAGTTCGAAGTCGTCGAGAAGCATCGAGTCAATCGTCCCGAGGAGGTCGTTGGTGTCCTCTCGTGTCCGAACCGCAACTGTATCACGACTGCGAACGAACCCGTCGATTCACGCTTTGACGTCCTCGAGGACGGCGTTCGCTGTCGGTACTGCGAGACGATCGTCCGGGACGACATCGCCGAACTGATCGAGTGA
- a CDS encoding RNase P subunit p30 family protein yields the protein MYAAVHARPDGDSTVARLALTAAEYGFDGLVIRNHGDALPDDDREGIADTYGIDVVDGVEIRAEDPSRASGFVGNHRDRRTLVAVHGGDPDMNRFAVEQPAVDVLAHPLAGDGDVDHVTVKTAAENGVHLEWSLRDVLRSDGGRRVEALRDLGKLHDLLVEYDAPYVVSGDPSSHLQLRAPRDLVAVGEALGYTAAWVETGLSAWGDIATRNRDRASDAFVEPGVRRGRDDDSE from the coding sequence ATGTACGCTGCCGTCCACGCGCGACCGGACGGCGACAGCACCGTCGCCAGACTCGCCCTGACGGCCGCCGAGTACGGTTTCGACGGCCTGGTGATCCGCAACCACGGCGATGCCCTCCCTGACGACGATCGGGAGGGGATCGCGGACACCTACGGGATCGATGTCGTCGACGGCGTAGAGATCCGGGCTGAGGATCCTTCTCGGGCGAGCGGGTTCGTCGGCAACCACCGGGACCGCCGGACGCTGGTCGCGGTCCACGGTGGCGATCCCGACATGAACCGATTCGCCGTCGAACAACCGGCCGTCGACGTTCTCGCTCACCCGCTGGCCGGTGATGGTGACGTCGATCACGTCACGGTGAAGACAGCCGCCGAGAATGGCGTCCATCTGGAGTGGTCCCTCCGGGACGTTCTGCGAAGCGACGGCGGGCGACGTGTCGAAGCGCTTCGGGATCTGGGAAAACTGCACGATCTGCTGGTGGAGTACGACGCCCCCTACGTCGTCAGCGGCGATCCGAGCAGTCACCTCCAGTTGCGGGCGCCGCGGGATTTGGTGGCCGTCGGCGAGGCGCTGGGCTACACGGCGGCGTGGGTCGAAACCGGACTCTCGGCGTGGGGAGATATTGCGACGCGGAACCGCGACCGGGCGAGCGATGCCTTCGTCGAACCCGGCGTCAGACGTGGTCGAGATGACGATTCCGAGTAA